The candidate division WOR-3 bacterium genomic sequence TTATCTCCACCCAATCGTTCTTCTTCAGTTTGAGACTGTATTGCACCAGCAGCTTCGCCAGATTGTCAATTCTCGTGTCCGCCACAATTCACCTCCGGTGAAATCGACCAATGACAAAGGGGAAATGACAAAGTCCGAGGCCCAACTTCGTCATTGCCACTTTCCACTTTTCCACTTCATCTTCCTTGACATTGGTCATAGTCTCTTAGAGTCTGAACCTTCCATCTTCGTACACCAGCTTGCCATCGGCATACACCCGCCCCTGCTTCATATCTCTGATCATGTCCCAGTGGATTCCGGACCGATTGGTGCTGCCGGTCTCCGGATAGCCGGCACCGATTGCGGCATGTATGGTCCCGCCGATCTTCTCGTCGAACAGGATGTTCCTCGTCGGTCGCGCGATGCCGTAGTTCAGGCCGAAAGCGAACTCGCCGAGATGGCGACTCCGCTCATCGGTATCGAGGGCTGACTGGAGCATGTCTTCTCCGCGCGCGGCCGATGCTTTCACCACCCTGCCGCCGCTGAACTCGAGCTCGATGCCCTCTACCGCCTTGCCCGAGAAGAGCGTCGGCACGTCGAAGGCTATCCGGCCCTCGGCCGAATCCTCGACCGGACCGGTGAAGACCTCACCCGAGGGGAAGTTCGCCTTGCCGTCGGAGTTCACCCATTTGCGGCCTTCGACCGACAGCGTGAGGTCCGTACCCGGCCCCTCGACTCGCAGCGTCTTCACCTTGTTGAGGAAATCCACGAATCGCTGCTGCTCGGCCGAAAGCTCCTTCCATGCGGCAATCGGGTCGGACTGGTCACAGAAGCAGGCCCTGAAGACGAAGTCGGCATAGTCGGCGAGCGACATGCCGGCTGCCTGCGCGCTCGCATTCGTCGGGTACTGAGTCAGGCAGGACTTGAGCTCGCCTCGGCCCTTGCGCTCCATGAAGATGTCCATCAGCGGCTTGCGTGCCTTGCGGCCGATTGCGAGCCGTCCCGGGTCCGCGCCGGCGAGCGTGGCCAGGTTCTCGTCGCCACGGATGGCAAGCCTGGCCGCGCAGGTTTCGACGTCGAGCCGGTCGGACGCGGGCACGAACCGGAGTTGCTCATCACTACCAAGCCGGTAGAGCACCTCGTCGAGTTCCGGGTTCAGCGTCCGCAAGTAGGGCAGGGCGCCCGCACTGAGCGCAGCGGCGTAGAATTCGCGCACCAGCGGCAGCGCCGGCACCGAAGCGAGCACCAG encodes the following:
- a CDS encoding aminopeptidase, coding for MNDVRVLRMAETIAKYSLSLKPGEPVLVLASVPALPLVREFYAAALSAGALPYLRTLNPELDEVLYRLGSDEQLRFVPASDRLDVETCAARLAIRGDENLATLAGADPGRLAIGRKARKPLMDIFMERKGRGELKSCLTQYPTNASAQAAGMSLADYADFVFRACFCDQSDPIAAWKELSAEQQRFVDFLNKVKTLRVEGPGTDLTLSVEGRKWVNSDGKANFPSGEVFTGPVEDSAEGRIAFDVPTLFSGKAVEGIELEFSGGRVVKASAARGEDMLQSALDTDERSRHLGEFAFGLNYGIARPTRNILFDEKIGGTIHAAIGAGYPETGSTNRSGIHWDMIRDMKQGRVYADGKLVYEDGRFRL